From Piscinibacter gummiphilus:
CATCCCCGTGTTCGACGTGGACGCACGGGTGGTCGACCCCGAGACCCTGCGCGAGCTGGGCGTGGGTGAAACCGGCGAGATCGTGGTGCACGCCCCGCAGGTGATGCGCGGCTACTGGAACAACGACAAAGCCACCCAGGAGACCTTCGCCGAGATCGACGGCAAACGTTTCCTGCGCACCGGCGATCTGGCCCAGGTCGACGCCGATGGCTACTTCTTCATGGTCGACCGCCTGAAGCGCATGATCAACGCGGCCGGCTTCAAGGTCTGGCCCGCGGAGGTGGAAGCGCTGATGTACCACCACCCCGCCATCCACGAAGCCTGCGTGATCGGCGTGCGCGATGCGCGGCGGGGCGAAACGGTCAAGGCCTTGGTCGTTCTCAAGCCAGAATACAAAGGGAAGGTGAGCGAACAGGAGATCATTTCCTGGTCGCACGACCACATGGCGGCTTACAAGAGCCCGCGCATTGTGGAATTTGTGGAGTCGCTGCCCAAGTCCGGATCGGGCAAGGTGCAGTGGCGCGAACTTCAAGAGCAAGAGGCCGCTCGCCACGCGGCCCAAGGTTAGTCCCCTCAACTTCTACCCGGAGACATCCAGGATGACCACCCCTTTGCAACGTCTGCGACGCGCTCTCGTACTGGCCACGGCCGGCGCCGCACTGGCTGCCCCGTTCGGCACTGCCCACGCGCAGGCCTTTCCCAGCGCCAAGCCTGTCACGCTGATCGTGCCTTGGCCGGCCGGCGGTTCCACCGACCGCCATCACCGCGCGCTCGCCGAGATCGCGAGCAAGTACCTCGGCCAGCAGATCATCATCGAGAACAAGCCCGGTGCCGGCGGCACCCTCGGCCCCAGCTCGATGGCGATGACCGCCAAGCCCGACGGCTACACGATCTCGCAGTACCCGATGGGCATGCTGCGCATTCCGCACATGAACAAGGTGCAGTGGAGCCCCATCAACGACTTCACCTTCATCATCGGTGTGTCGGGCTACACCTTCGGCTTCGTCGTGAAGAGCGATTCGCCGCACAAAACCTTCAAGGACTACATCGAAGCCGCGCGCAAGCAGCCGGGCAAGATCGACTACGGCTCCACCGGTATCGGCACCAGCCCGCACCTCCTGATGGAAGAGCTGGCCGACAAGGCCGGCGTGCAGCTCAACCACATCCCCTTCAAGGGCAACGCCGACCTGATGCAGGCGCTGATCGGGGGCCACGTGATGGCCGCGAGCGATGCTTCGGGCTGGGACAAGTTTGTCGACAACAACCAGATGCGCCTGCTCGTGACCTTCGGCGAGAACCGCACCAAGCGCTGGCCGAACGTGCCCACCGCCAAGGAACTGGGCTACGGCATCGTGTCGCAGTCGCCTTACGGCCTGGTCGGCCCCAAGGGCATGGACCCGGCGGTCGTGAAAACACTGCACGACGCCTTCAAGAAGGCGATGGACGACCCCAAGCATGCTGAAGTGCTGGCCACGCTCAACCAGGACCCGTGGTACCGCACGGGCGAGCAGTACAAGTCGTGGGCCATCGCGACCTACGCGAAAGACAAGCTGCTGATCGACCGCCTGGGCCTCGCCGTCAAGTAAGCCGCAACACCCCACCCGGCGCGGGAGGTCGCGCCGGGTGGACTCTCAGTTTTTGTTTAACCCAGAAAGAGACTTCCCATGAAAGTGCTGGTAGCCGTCAAGCGAGTGGTGGACTACAACGTGAAGGTGCGTGTGAAGAGTGACGGCAGCGGTGTGGACATCGCCAACGTCAAGATGAGCATGAACCCCTTCGACGAGATTGCGGTGGAAGAAGCCGTGCGTCTGAAGGAAAAAGGCGTGGTCACCGAAGTGATCGCCGTGTCGGCCGGCCCGGCCCAGTGCCAGGAGACCCTGCGCACCGCGATGGCCATCGGCGCCGACCGCGGCATCCTGGTCGAGACCGATGCCGAACTCCAGCCGCTCGCCGTGGCGAAGCTCCTCAAGGCCCTCGTCGACAAGGAACAACCCGGCCTCGTCATCCTCGGCAAGCAGGCCATCGACGACGACTGCAACCAGACCGGCCAGATGCTGGCGGCCTTGGCCGACCTGCCCCAAGCCACCTTCGCCAGCAAGGTCGAGCTCGCCGCCGACTCGGCCACCGTCACCCGTGAAGTCGACGGCGGCCTGGAGACCCTGAAGCTCAGCCTGCCCGCCGTCGTCACCACCGACCTGCGCCTGAACGAGCCGCGCTACGTGACGCTGCCCAACATCATGAAGGCCAAGAAGAAGCCGCTGGAGACCGTCAAGCCCGACGCGCTCGGCGTCGACGTCGCCCCCCGCATCAAGACCCTGAAGGTTGCCGAGCCCCCCAAGCGCAGCGCCGGCATCAAGGTGCCCGACGTCGCCACGCTGGTCGACAAGCTCAAGAACGTCTCCAAGGTCCTCTGAGAACAGGCAAGGAACTCACAACATGACCACCCTCGTCATTGCTGAACACGACAACAAGACCGTCAAGGGCGCGACCCTGAACACCGTCACCGCCGCCGCCGCCATTGGCGGCGACGTGCACGTGCTCATCGCCGGCAACGCCGCCGCCGACGCCGCCAAGGCCGCGGCCCAGATCGCCGGCGTCGCCAAGGTGATCCACGCCGACGGCGCCCAGCTCGACCACGGCCTGGCCGAGAACGTCGCGGCCCAAGTCCTCGCCATCGCGGGCAACTACAGCCACATCCTCTTCCCCGCCACCGCCAGCGGCAAGAACGTAGCCCCGCGCGTGGCCGCCAAACTCGACGTCGGCCAGATCAGCGACATCACCAAGGTCGTCGCCCCCGACACCTTCGAGCGCCCCATCTACGCCGGCAACGCCATTGCCACCGTGCAGAGCGCCGACAAGGTCAAGGTCATCACCGTGCGCACCACCGGCTTCGATGCCGCCGCCGCCACGGGGGGCAGCGCCCAGGTCGAAACCGCCGCCGCTGCCGCCGACTCCGGCAAGAGCAGCTTCCAGGGCAGCGAGATCGCCAAGAACGACCGGCCCGAGCTCACCGCCGCCAAGATCATCGTCTCCGGTGGCCGGGCGCTCGGCTCCAGCGACAAGTTCACCGAAGTGCTCACGCCGCTGGCCGACAAGCTCGGCGCCGCGCTGGGCGCGAGCCGCGCCGCGGTCGATGCGGGCTACGCCCCCAACGACTGGCAGGTCGGCCAGACCGGCAAGATCGTGGCGCCGCAGCTGTACATCGCCGCCGGCATCTCGGGGGCCATCCAGCACCTGGCCGGCATGAAGGACAGCAAGGTGATCGTGGCCATCAACAAAGACCCCGAGGCGCCGATCTTCTCGGTGGCTGACTACAGTCTCGAAGCCGACCTCTTCACCGCCGTGCCCGAGCTGGTGAAGGCGCTTTAAGCAGCGCGGCAATCACCAAAGCGACACGACGGAGCAAGCGATGCGAGCGCACCAGCGTCCACTTCGACAAGCTCCGTCTCTGTCGCTATAAAACCGGGTTCCACCCCACAGGAGACACGACATGAATGCACCGCTTGAATTTGCGTCACTCAAGAACCAGGTCTCCGAAGCAGAGTGGCAAACACGGGTGGACCTGGCCGCCGCCTACCGGCTGGTGGCCTTGTTCGGGTGGGACGACCTCGTCTTCACGCACATCTCGGCCCGCGTGCCCGGCGAGCCCGACAACTTCCTGATCAACCCCTACGGTCTCTTCTTCGAGGAGATCACCGCTTCCAGCCTGGTGAAGGTCGACCACCACGGCGAGAAGGTCAGCCCCTCGAAGTTCGACATCAACCCGGCCGGCTTCGTGATCCACAGCGCGATCCACGAGGCTCGCCCCGAGGTCAACTGCGTGCTGCACACGCACACGCTGCACGGCGTGGCGGTGTCGGCGCAGAAGCGCGGCCTTCTGCCGCTGTCGCAACACTCCACGCTGCCGCTGAACCAGATCGCGTACCACGACTACGAAGGCATCGCGCTGCGCGACGACGAGAAGCCGCGTCTGTGCGCGAATCTCGGCAAGGCCAACTGCCTGATCCTGCGCAACCACGGCCTCCTGACCTGCGGCCGCTCGGTGGCCGAAGCCTTCCAGGGCATGTACATGCTCGAAGCCGCATGCCGCATGCAGATCCTGGCGCAGTCGGGGGGCGTGGAGCTCAACCACATCCCGCAAGACGTGGTCGAGTTGAACATGCAGCAAGCACGCGATGCCTCGCGCGGCCAGGGCTCCAACCTCGTGTGGCCGGGCCTCCTGCGCCGGCTCGACCGCCGCAACCCGGGTTATGACGCGTAAAGAAGGCGACGCATAAAGGGAACAGAAAGAGTCCATGGCCATCCTGGTGCTGTCGAACCCTCTTCCGTCGGCACCGTTCGCCGCCGCTCTGCGCCAAGCCTCCGGGGGCATCCCGGTCTGGACCGAACAAGACAGTCCGCCGCCTGAAGCGGTGGAAGCCATCCTCGCGTGGCGCATGCGGCCGGGCATCCTGCCGCAGTACCCCAACCTGCGCGTGCTGTGCTCCACCGGCGCCGGTGCCGAGAAGCTGCTCGTCGACGACCTGCCCGAGCATGTGCCGGTCACGCGCGTGGTCGACCCGATGCAAGGCGTCGAGATCGCGCAGTACGTGGTCGCGACCACACTGCAGTTCACGCGCGACCTCAAGCTCTACGCCGAACAGCAGGCGCGCGCCGAATGGAAGCGCCACCCGGTGCGCACGGCGGTGCGCTGCCGTGTCGGGGTGATGGGCCTCGGCGCCGTGGGCCAAGCCATCGCGCGGGCCTTCCTGCCGCTCGGCTACCCGGTGGGGGGCTGGAGCCGCACGCCGCGTGAGGTGCCGGGCGTGGCCACCTTCGCAGGGATGGACGAGCTGCCCGAGTTCCTCTCGCAGGCCGACATCCTCGTCTGCGCACTGCCGCTCACCGACGAGACGCGCGGACTGCTGAACCACCACACGCTCGCGCAACTGCCGCGCGGCGCCTTCTTCGTCAACATCGGCCGGGGCGAGCAGGTGGTCGAGCCCGACCTGCGTGCGCTGCTCGACGGCGGCTACCTCGCCGGGGCCGCGCTCGACGTGTTCGAACGCGAGCCACCGCCACCCGACAACTGGGTGTGGTCGCACCCGCAGGTGGTGGCCACGCCGCACATCGCCGCGCAGGCCTCGTTCGACACCGTGGCCCAGCAGTGCGTCGATGCGCTGCGCCGCGCACGCGACGGGCTGCCCCAGCCGCTCGCCGTCGACCGACAACGCGGTTACTGACGCTCAACCCCACGACAAGACAGGAGACAAAGCCGATGACGATTTCCCACTCGACCTTGCGACGCACCCTCCTGGCCACCTTCGCCACGAGCGCCATGCTGGTGGCCGGCTGCGCCACCCCGGGCGCCAGCGACGGTGGCAAGACCCCCGGCACGATGAACGCCGCCGCGCTGCAGAAGCTCGACGAGCTCGTGACCCGCGACGCCGCCGCCGGCCGACTGCCGGGCGCGGTGATCGTGCTCTACCGCGACGGCAAGGTCGTGCACGAGCGCGCCATCGGCGTGCGCAACCCGCAGGCATCGTCGCCGATGACGGCGGATTCGATCTTCCGCATCTACTCGATGAGCAAGCCCATCGTCTCGGTGGGCACGATGATGCTGGTCGAAGACGGCAAGGTGCAGCTGCAGGCGCCGATCTCGCGCTACCTGCCCGAGTTCAAGGACCTGAAGCTCGGCGTCGAGAAGAAGGACGCAAGCGGCAACCCGGTGCTCGAGCTCGTGCCCTCGCCGCGCCAGCCCACCGTGCAGGACCTGGTGCGCCACACCTCGGGCCTGACCTACGGCGTGTTCGGCAAGTCGCTCGTGAAGAGCGAGTACCTCAAGGCCGGCGTCGAGGGCGTGAACCTCAGCAACACCGAGTTCGCGAAGCGCATCGCCACCATGCCGCTGGCCTACGTGCCCGGCACGACCTGGGAATACAGCCGCTCGACCGACGTGCTGGGCGCGCTGATCGAGCGTGTGTCGGGCCAGACGCTCGGCGCCTACCTGCAGCAGCGCATCCTCGGGCCCTTGGGCATGAAGGACAGCGGCTTCCACGTGCCCGCCGACAAGCTCGGCCGCATCGCCGAGCCCTACAAGGTCGACCCCGACAGCAAGCAGCCCGTCAACCTGATCGACATCACCAAGCCGCCGGTCTATGAATCGGGCGGCGGCGGCATGGTCTCCACCGCGGCCGACTACCTGCGCTTCTGCCGGATGATGTTGAACGGCGGCGAGCTCGACGGCGTGCGCATCCTCTCGCCCAAGACCGTGGCCTCCATGATGAGCGACCACCTGGGCGAAGACGTGATCCGCACGAGCCGCATCCCCGGCACCACCACCGGCTACCTGCCGGGCCCGGGCTACGGCTTCGGCCTGGGCTTCGCGGTGCGCCTGGCCCCCGGCGAATCGGCCAGCGCGAGCAGCGTGGGCGAATCCAACTGGGGCGGCTTCGGCGGCACCGCGTTCTGGATCGACCCGAAGGAAAAGCTCATTGCCATCTGGATGATGCAGGCACCGGGGCAGCGCGAGCACTACCGCGCGGTGTTCCGCAACATGGTCTACGGCGCGTTCTGAGGAGGCCCGCATGAAGCTCAAGACGCTCGCCCTCGGCTGTGCGCTGGCTGCCTCCTCGCTCGCCCACGCGCAAGGCATCTCGGACGACAAGGTGAAGATCGGCCTGATCCTCGACATGTCGGGCCTGTATTCCGACATCACCGGCCCCAACCTCGTCACCGCCGTGAAGATGGCCGTCGACGACTACGGCGGCAAGGTGCTCGGCAAGCCCATCGAGGTGCTGGCCGCCGACCACCAGAACAAGGCCGACATCGCGGCCAACAAGGCGCGCGAGTGGTACGACGTCGAGAAACTCGACGCCGTGCTTGACGTGGCCGCCAGCGCGCCCGCCCTCGCGGTCGCGACCGTCGCGAAGGAGAAGAACAAGATCGCCGTCTTCACCTCGCCCGGCGCCTCGCGCCTGACCAATGAAGCCTGCACGCCGGTCACCGTCCACTACACCTACGACACCTACGCGCTGGCCAACGTGACCGGCAAGGCGGTGGTGCAGAACGGCGGCGACACCTGGTTCTTCCTGGTCGCCGACTACGCCTTCGGCTCGGTGCTGGAGAAGGACACGTCGGACGTGGTGAAGGCCGGTGGCGGCAAGGTGCTGGGCTCGGTGCGCCACCCCTTGAGCGCGTCCGACTTCTCGTCGTACATGCTGAAGGCGCAGGGCTCGGGCGCGAAGATCATCGGCTTGGCCAATGCGGGCGGCGACACCATCAACGCCATCAAGGCGGCGAAGGAATTCGGCCTCACCGCCTCGGGCAAGCAGCAGCTCGCGGGCCTCCTGATGTTCATCAACGATGTGCACAGCCTGGGCCTGCCGGCCACGCAAGGGATGATGCTCAGCGCCGGCTGGTACTGGGACCTGAACCCCGAGACCCGTGCCTGGGCCAAGCGCTTCTTCGAGAAGACCAAGAAGATGCCCAACATGGCCCAGGCCGGCGCCTACTCGGCCACGCTGCACTACCTGAACGCGGTGAAGGCGGCCGGCACCGACGCCACCGAGCCGGTGATGGCGAAGATGAAGTCGATGCCCATCAACGACATGTTCGCGAAGAACGGCCGCATCCGCGAAGACGGGCGCATGGTGCACGACATGTACCTGTTCCAGGTGAAGAAGCCGTCCGAGTCGAAGTCGCCGTGGGACTACTACGCCCTCAAGGGCACGGTGCCGGCCGACCAGGCGTTCACACCGCTCGCATCGAGCGCTTGTCCCCTCGTCAAGAAATGAGCACCTCCACCCGCTGGAAAAAACGCCCCGAAGGTTCGACCTGGGGCGACTTCGGCCCCGACGACCAACTGGGCCGCCTGAATTTGCTCACCCCCGAGAAGGTGAAGCAGGGCGTGGCCGAAGTGAAGGAAGGCCTTGCCTTCGGCCTGAGCCTGCCGCTCGACTACCCCGGTGGCGCGAAGCTCAACCCGCGCCGCAAGCCGCCCGACCTGCGCCCCACCGACCTGAGCGGCGACCCGTTCATGAACATGCCGCTGCGCCGCTTCGACAAGCGCAACACCGACGTGGTCTGCGACGACCAGGTCAACATCACGCTGCAGTACTCCACGCAATGGGACACCTTCGCGCACGTCGGCTCGTGGTTCGATGCCGACGGCGATGGCGAGCCGGAGAAGGTCTACTACAACGGCTTCCGTGCGCATGAAGACGTGCTCGGCCCCGGCGACCTGAAGCTCGCGTCTTGCGGCTGTGGCGAAGGCGGCTCGTATGCGCTCAAGCTCGGCGTCGAGACCTTCGCGGTGAAGGCCATACAGGGCCGCGGCGTGCTCGTGAACCTGCACGCCCACATCGGCAACACGCGCGAGCGGGTCGGCTACGAGCAGCTCATGCGCATCCTCGACGCCGACAAGGTGGCGGTCGAGAAAGGCGACATGCTGCTCTTCTACACCGGCTTCGCCGACGTCATCCTCTCGATGAACAAAGGGCCCGACATGAAGGTGCTCAACAATGCGTGCGCCACGCTCGACGGCCGCGACGAGAAGCTCCTGCAATGGGTCACCGACAGCGGCGTGGCCGCGCTCATCGCCGACAACTACGCCGTCGAGGCCTACCCCGCGCGTGACACCGAAGGCGATGCCGAGCGCGCCGCCCTGCCCCTGCACGAACACTGCCTCTTCAAGCTGGGCGTGCCGCTGGGCGAACTGTGGTTCCTCACGGACCTCGCCACTTGGCTGCGCGCCCACAATCGTTCGCGTTTCCTGCTCACCGCCCCGCCGCTGCGGCTGCCGGGCGCGGTGGGGTCTCCCGTGACGGCCGTTGCCACCGTCTGATTTCTACCTCTCTCGCTCTCTGCCCATGGACCCGATCGCTGCCCCCTTCGAAAAAGACTTCGGCGTCATCGCCGACCGAGTGCGCGCCCACGCCAAGCGCGACCCGAACCACCTCGCCCTCGTCGACAAGACCGCAAGCGTCACCTACGCCCAGCTCGACGCGATGATGGACCGCGTGGCCGCCGCACTGAAGCGCGATGGCATCAAGCCGCAGCAGGCGATTGCGATCTGCGCGTATTCGTCGGTGCACTACGCGGCGATCTTCCTCGGCGCGCTGCGCGCCGGCGTGGTGGTGGCCCCGCTCGCCCCCGGTTCGACGCCCGAGCAGCTGCAAGGCATGCTGACCGACGCCGACGCGAAGATCCTCTTCACCGAAGAAGCGACGGGCGAAGCGGTGAAGGCCGCCGAAGAGCTCGGCATCCCGCGCGTCTCGCTCGACGGCTCGCCGGTCGGGAAGCAACTCGTCGATTGGGTCGCCCCTGCCGGCACCACCTTCAAGGAAGTGAAGCCGAAGCCCGACTGGGCCTTCAACATCATCTATTCCTCGGGCACCACCGGCACGCCCAAGGGCATCGTGCAGCCGCACAAGATGCGCTGGGCCCATGTGCGCCGCGGCGGCGATGCCTACCAATACGGGCCGGGCGGCACCACCATCCTCGCCACACCGCTGTATTCCAACACCACGCTCGTCGTCTTCTTCCCGACCATCGCCTGGGGCGGCACCGTGGTGCTGATGCCAAAGTTCGACGCCAAGGGCTACCTCGAACTGGCGCAGAAGCACCGCGTGACGCACACCATGCTCGTGCCGGTGCAGTACTCGCGCATCATGGCCGTGCCCGAGTTCGACTCGTTCGACCTCTCGAGCTTCAAGTTCAAGTTCTGCACCAGCGCGCCCTTCGGCGCCGCGCTCAAGGCCGACATCCTGAAACGCTGGCCGGGTGGCCTGGTCGAGTTCTACGGCATGACCGAAGGCGGCGGCACCTGCATCCTGGAAGCGCACACCTACCCGAACAAGCTGCACACCGTGGGCAAGCCCGCCGAGGGCCACGACATCCGCCTGATCGACGAGCACGGCAAGGTCGTGCCGCAAGGCGAGATGGGCGAGGTGGTGGGCAAGAGCGTCTCGATGATGACCGGCTACCACCAGCAGCCGGGCAAGACACGCGACGCCGAGTGGTACAGCCCCGAGGGCGAGCGCTTCATCCGCACCGGTGACGTGGGCCGCTTCGACGAAGACGGCTTCCTCACGCTGATGGACCGCAAGAAGGACATGATCATCAGCGGCGGCTTCAACATCTACCCGAGCGACCTCGAAGCGGTGATGCGCCAGCATGCCGCCGTGGCCGACGTGGCGGTGGTGGGCGTGCCCTCCGACGCCTGGGGCGAGACGCCGGTGGCCTACGTGGTCAAGAAGCCCGGCGAGCCCATCACCGAGCAGGCGCTGCAGGACTGGTTCGCGCACCAGGTCGGCAAGACGCAGCGGCTCTCGGCGGTGCACTACATCGACGAGCTGCCGCGCAGCGCCATCGGCAAGGTGCTCAAGCGCGAGCTGCGCGACAAGCATGTCGCGGAGTCCAAGCCGCACATCGTGGCTTGAACGTGCGCATCGATTCGCTGGACGAACTGGCCGGCCTCTACGGCGAGCCCAGCCCGCGGGCGACTCGTCAGCACCGATGAGATCTACCTGATCGAGCGCTACAAGGCCGCCCTCTGACGAGCCCCTGTGCGGGCAAGGCCCGTTGACGATCCATACACATATCTGTAGCCTTATCAGATATATCTGAAGATCGTTCCAAGGCGGGCCATGACAGACTCTTCCATCGACGCTCCGATCGTCGAGACCACCCTCGGCCGGGTGCGCGGCAGCGCACGTGCGGGCGGCGGCCTCTTCTTTCGCGGCATTCCCTACGCAGCCGACACCGCCGGCGCCCACCGTTTCCTGCCGCCGCAACCGGCCACGCCGTGGAGCGGTGTGCGCGAGGCCACGGCCTACGGCTCGAGCTGCCCGCAGATCGTCACGCCGCGCACGCGCATCTTCCAGTGGCTCGCGAGCGACGCACCGCTCGGCGAAGACTGCCTCGTGCTCAACGTCGACACGCCCGCGGCCGATGCGCGCAAGCGCCCGGTGATGGTCTACCTGCACGGCGGCGCGTTCGCGCTCGGCTCGGGCAGCTCGCAGGTGTACGACGGCGCCTCGCTCACGCAGCGTGAAGACGTGGTGCTCGTCACCGTCAACCACCGGCTCAACCTCTTCGGCTACCTCACGCCGCTGGCGAACAGCGACCCACGTTTCGCGGACGCCGGGAACGCCGGCATGCTCGACCTCGTGGCCGCGCTGCGCTGGGTGCGCGACAACATCGCGCGCTTCGGCGGCGACCCCGATTGCGTGACGATCTTCGGCCAGTCGGGCGGGGGCGCGAAGGTCGCGATCCTGATGGCGATGGCAGAAGCGCAAGGCCTGTTCCACCGCGCCATCGTGCAGAGCTCGTCGTCGGGCTTTCGCGTGCAGCCGCGCGAGGAATGCGAAGCGGCCACGCGCAAGCTGTTCCAGAAGCTCGAGCTGCCCGAGGGCGACTTCACCGCGCTGCAGGCGGTGCCGAGCGCGACGCTGCTGCATGCGATGCAGTCGGTGATCGGCGCCAGCGGCGGGCAAGACAGCTTCCGCCCGGTGATCGACGGCCGCACGCTCAAGCGCCACCCATTCCACCCCACTGCACCCGAGGTGTCGGCGAGCGTGCCGCTGATGATCGGCCACACGCGCACCGAAGCCACCTTCTTCCTCGCGGCCGACCCGAGCAACTTCACCGTCGACGGCGACGAGGCCCGCAAGCGCATCAAACGTTTCCTCCGCGTCGACGAGTCACAGGCCGAGGCCGTGCTCGCGGTCTACGAGCGCGAACACCCGAAGGCGCCCGGCAGCGAGTTGCTCGCCTACATCGCGAGCGACTACCTCTACCGCCTCAACAACATCACCGGCGCCGAGCAGAAGGTGAAGCAGGGCACCGCCCCGGTCTACGCCTACGAGTTCGCGTGGAAGAGCGCGGTGCTGGGCGGCAAGTTCATGTCGCCGCACACGGCTGAGATCCCGTTCGTGTTCGGCAATGTCGCGCTCGCCCACGCCTTCACTGGCGACGGGCCCGAGCTGCCGAAGCTCGAGCGACAGGTGATGAAGGCCTGGACGCAGTTCGCGCGCACCGGCAACCCGCAGCACGACGAGCTGCCAGCGTGGCCCACCTACTCGCTCGACGAGCGCGCGACGATGGTCTTCTCGGCCGACACGCAGGTCGTGAACGACCCGCGCGGCGCCGAACGCACGGCCATCGCCCAGATCCCCGCCTTCCACCCCGGCAGTTCGCTGTATGCGCGCTGAGCATCAACCATGACCACGCCGTCCCTGCCCCTCTCGCGCTACACCGTCCTCGACCTCACCATCGCACGCGCCGGCCCCACCGCCGTGCGCCTGCTCGCCGACTGGGGCGCGCGTGTGATCCGCATCGAGGCGCCGCCCAGGCAGTCGACGGGCAACATCACCGGCGCATTGCGCCGCAACGCCGACGAGCAGAACCTGCACCGCAACAAGCGCAGCCTGTGCATCGACCTCAAGCACCCGAAGGGCGTGGCGCTGTTGCACGATCTGGTGAAGAAGGCCGACGTGGTGGTGGAGAACTTCCGCGCCGACGTGAAGACACGGCTCGGCCTCGACTACGAGCAGCTGAAGGCCATCAACCCGCGCATCATCCTCGCGAGCATCTCCGGCTTCGGGCAAGACGGCCCGTACCGCGACCGCCCCGGCGTCGACCAGATCGTGCAGGGCCTCGCCGGCCTGATGTCGATCACCGGCGAGCCCGGCCACGGCCCCATGCGCGCCGGCATTGCGGTGAGCGACACCTCGGCCGGCATGTTCCTCGGCCAGGGCATCCTGCTGGCGCTGCTGCACCGCGAGCACACGGGCGAAGGCCAATGGGTGCACACCTCGCTGCTGGAAGCCATGCTCAACAAGCTCGACTTCCAGGGCGCACGCTACACCATGAGCGGCGAGGTGCCGCGCCAGCAAGGCAACTTCCACCCGACCGCGGTGCCGATGGGTGTGTTCGAGGCGGAAGACGGCCTCGTCAACGTGGCTGCGAGCACACAGAAGATGTGGGCCGCGATGTGCAAGGTGCTCAACGCCGACGACCTCTTCAACGACCCCGACTACGTGGACGTGCGCTCGCGCGTGAAACACCGCGAGCGCCTCAACGTCGACGTCAACACGCTCACCCGGCGCTTCCGCACCCAGGAGCTGGTCGAGAAGCTCAACGCCGTCGGCGTGCCCTGCGGCCCCATCAACGACATCGGCCAGGCCTTCAACGACCCGCAGACGCAGCACCTGCGCATGACGCGCCCCGCGAAGCACCCGGTGCTCGGCGAGGTGAAGCTCGTGCGCTCGCCGATCAACCTGTCGGGCTTCCCGCACCCCGAGGCCTTCCACCACGCCGCGCCCGATGCCGGCGAACACTCGCGCGAGCTGCTCGCCGAGCTGGGCTTCGACGCCGACACCATCGACAACCTGAAAGAACAAGGAGCCATCGCGTGAGCGCCCTCGTCAACCTGCCCCTGAAGACCGACAAACT
This genomic window contains:
- a CDS encoding tripartite tricarboxylate transporter substrate binding protein — protein: MTTPLQRLRRALVLATAGAALAAPFGTAHAQAFPSAKPVTLIVPWPAGGSTDRHHRALAEIASKYLGQQIIIENKPGAGGTLGPSSMAMTAKPDGYTISQYPMGMLRIPHMNKVQWSPINDFTFIIGVSGYTFGFVVKSDSPHKTFKDYIEAARKQPGKIDYGSTGIGTSPHLLMEELADKAGVQLNHIPFKGNADLMQALIGGHVMAASDASGWDKFVDNNQMRLLVTFGENRTKRWPNVPTAKELGYGIVSQSPYGLVGPKGMDPAVVKTLHDAFKKAMDDPKHAEVLATLNQDPWYRTGEQYKSWAIATYAKDKLLIDRLGLAVK
- a CDS encoding electron transfer flavoprotein subunit beta/FixA family protein, producing the protein MKVLVAVKRVVDYNVKVRVKSDGSGVDIANVKMSMNPFDEIAVEEAVRLKEKGVVTEVIAVSAGPAQCQETLRTAMAIGADRGILVETDAELQPLAVAKLLKALVDKEQPGLVILGKQAIDDDCNQTGQMLAALADLPQATFASKVELAADSATVTREVDGGLETLKLSLPAVVTTDLRLNEPRYVTLPNIMKAKKKPLETVKPDALGVDVAPRIKTLKVAEPPKRSAGIKVPDVATLVDKLKNVSKVL
- a CDS encoding electron transfer flavoprotein subunit alpha/FixB family protein codes for the protein MTTLVIAEHDNKTVKGATLNTVTAAAAIGGDVHVLIAGNAAADAAKAAAQIAGVAKVIHADGAQLDHGLAENVAAQVLAIAGNYSHILFPATASGKNVAPRVAAKLDVGQISDITKVVAPDTFERPIYAGNAIATVQSADKVKVITVRTTGFDAAAATGGSAQVETAAAAADSGKSSFQGSEIAKNDRPELTAAKIIVSGGRALGSSDKFTEVLTPLADKLGAALGASRAAVDAGYAPNDWQVGQTGKIVAPQLYIAAGISGAIQHLAGMKDSKVIVAINKDPEAPIFSVADYSLEADLFTAVPELVKAL
- a CDS encoding class II aldolase/adducin family protein, giving the protein MNAPLEFASLKNQVSEAEWQTRVDLAAAYRLVALFGWDDLVFTHISARVPGEPDNFLINPYGLFFEEITASSLVKVDHHGEKVSPSKFDINPAGFVIHSAIHEARPEVNCVLHTHTLHGVAVSAQKRGLLPLSQHSTLPLNQIAYHDYEGIALRDDEKPRLCANLGKANCLILRNHGLLTCGRSVAEAFQGMYMLEAACRMQILAQSGGVELNHIPQDVVELNMQQARDASRGQGSNLVWPGLLRRLDRRNPGYDA
- a CDS encoding glyoxylate/hydroxypyruvate reductase A, whose product is MAILVLSNPLPSAPFAAALRQASGGIPVWTEQDSPPPEAVEAILAWRMRPGILPQYPNLRVLCSTGAGAEKLLVDDLPEHVPVTRVVDPMQGVEIAQYVVATTLQFTRDLKLYAEQQARAEWKRHPVRTAVRCRVGVMGLGAVGQAIARAFLPLGYPVGGWSRTPREVPGVATFAGMDELPEFLSQADILVCALPLTDETRGLLNHHTLAQLPRGAFFVNIGRGEQVVEPDLRALLDGGYLAGAALDVFEREPPPPDNWVWSHPQVVATPHIAAQASFDTVAQQCVDALRRARDGLPQPLAVDRQRGY
- a CDS encoding serine hydrolase domain-containing protein; translation: MTISHSTLRRTLLATFATSAMLVAGCATPGASDGGKTPGTMNAAALQKLDELVTRDAAAGRLPGAVIVLYRDGKVVHERAIGVRNPQASSPMTADSIFRIYSMSKPIVSVGTMMLVEDGKVQLQAPISRYLPEFKDLKLGVEKKDASGNPVLELVPSPRQPTVQDLVRHTSGLTYGVFGKSLVKSEYLKAGVEGVNLSNTEFAKRIATMPLAYVPGTTWEYSRSTDVLGALIERVSGQTLGAYLQQRILGPLGMKDSGFHVPADKLGRIAEPYKVDPDSKQPVNLIDITKPPVYESGGGGMVSTAADYLRFCRMMLNGGELDGVRILSPKTVASMMSDHLGEDVIRTSRIPGTTTGYLPGPGYGFGLGFAVRLAPGESASASSVGESNWGGFGGTAFWIDPKEKLIAIWMMQAPGQREHYRAVFRNMVYGAF